One stretch of Thermodesulfobacteriota bacterium DNA includes these proteins:
- a CDS encoding type II toxin-antitoxin system prevent-host-death family antitoxin: MPTMVNVHEAKTHFSRLLEQAHAGQEIILAKAGRPYARLLPLARDANRRPGRLPGRLGDAFFEPLPDEELDAWEGR; this comes from the coding sequence ATGCCGACCATGGTCAACGTACACGAGGCGAAGACCCACTTCTCCCGTCTGCTCGAGCAGGCCCATGCCGGACAGGAGATCATCCTGGCCAAGGCAGGAAGGCCCTATGCGCGGCTGTTGCCCCTTGCCAGAGACGCCAACCGGCGACCGGGCCGCCTGCCGGGCAGGCTGGGGGATGCGTTCTTCGAGCCCCTACCCGACGAGGAGTTGGACGCGTGGGAGGGAAGATGA
- a CDS encoding sigma-54 dependent transcriptional regulator, translating into MTAASILIVDDEAFLRDQLQRILAEEGYAVRGVETGREALRAVEKEGVDLVLLDLNLPDLHGIEVLRELRARDPDLLAIVVTGYGSVESAVESLKLGAYDYIKKPFKADAIKLIVRLALETQRLRRRVRVLEERDGGFGQAVVAESAAMAGILGQARDVARHGDTTVLLTGESGTGKEVVARFIHGLSERAGGPFLEINCASIPGPILESELFGHEPGAFTDARKAKEGLLQAADGGTVFLDEVGDMDLPLQAKLLRFLETRKIRRLGGVREVQVDVRVVAATNQDLGDAIVGRTFREDLYYRLNVFPIHIPPLRERRDDILPLAQHFLDHFSRKFHRPLSELSPDARRVLQAYPWPGNVREVRNLMERLAITCRGPTVEARDLPPELRGPRPSAASGWTLPPEGCRLEEVEAEFARSLILQALDRAAGNVSQAARLLGLPRGTLRHRLESLGLEATAKGEAGE; encoded by the coding sequence ATGACCGCGGCGTCCATCCTGATCGTCGACGACGAGGCGTTCCTGCGAGACCAGCTCCAGCGCATCCTGGCGGAAGAGGGCTACGCCGTGCGCGGGGTGGAGACCGGCAGGGAGGCCCTCAGGGCCGTGGAGAAGGAGGGGGTGGATCTCGTGCTCCTGGACCTCAACCTCCCGGACCTCCACGGCATCGAGGTGCTCCGCGAGCTGCGGGCCCGGGACCCGGACCTCCTGGCCATCGTGGTCACGGGCTACGGCTCGGTGGAGAGCGCCGTGGAGAGCTTGAAGCTCGGCGCCTACGACTACATCAAGAAGCCCTTCAAGGCCGACGCCATCAAGCTCATCGTGCGCCTGGCCCTGGAGACCCAGCGGCTGCGCCGGCGGGTGCGGGTGCTGGAGGAGCGCGACGGGGGATTCGGCCAGGCCGTGGTGGCCGAGAGCGCAGCCATGGCCGGCATTCTCGGCCAGGCCCGGGACGTGGCTCGGCACGGTGACACCACCGTGCTCCTCACGGGGGAGAGCGGCACCGGCAAGGAGGTGGTGGCCCGGTTCATCCACGGCCTCTCCGAGCGGGCAGGGGGGCCCTTCCTGGAGATCAACTGCGCGTCGATTCCGGGGCCGATCCTGGAGAGCGAGCTCTTCGGCCACGAGCCCGGGGCCTTTACCGACGCGCGCAAGGCCAAGGAGGGACTCCTCCAGGCCGCCGACGGCGGCACCGTCTTCCTCGACGAGGTGGGCGACATGGACCTCCCCCTCCAGGCCAAGCTCCTGCGGTTCCTCGAGACGCGCAAGATCCGGCGTCTGGGGGGCGTGCGCGAGGTGCAGGTGGACGTGCGGGTCGTGGCCGCCACCAACCAGGACCTGGGCGACGCCATCGTGGGGCGCACCTTTCGGGAGGACCTCTACTACCGCCTCAACGTCTTCCCCATCCACATCCCCCCGCTGCGGGAGCGGCGAGACGACATCCTGCCCTTGGCCCAGCACTTCCTGGACCACTTTTCCCGCAAGTTCCACAGGCCCCTCTCCGAGCTCTCCCCCGACGCCCGCCGCGTGCTCCAGGCCTACCCCTGGCCGGGCAACGTGCGGGAGGTGCGAAACCTCATGGAGCGCCTCGCCATCACCTGCCGAGGGCCGACGGTGGAGGCCCGGGACCTGCCCCCCGAACTGCGGGGCCCCCGTCCTTCTGCCGCCTCCGGCTGGACCCTCCCCCCCGAAGGCTGCCGCCTCGAGGAGGTGGAGGCCGAGTTCGCCCGGTCCTTGATCCTCCAGGCCCTGGACCGGGCGGCCGGCAACGTCTCCCAGGCCGCCCGCCTCCTGGGGCTCCCCCGGGGCACCCTGCGCCACCGCCTGGAGAGCCTGGGCCTGGAGGCGACCGCCAAGGGGGAAGCGGGAGAGTAA
- a CDS encoding ATP-binding protein yields MELRVEDTGPGVPPGEADRIFEPFYSLRAGGTGLGLSIAHTIVSDHGGHIALESPSGGGAAFSVRLPAAAEAEPAPRAAPQGARG; encoded by the coding sequence GTGGAGCTGCGGGTGGAGGACACCGGGCCGGGGGTGCCCCCCGGCGAGGCCGACCGCATCTTCGAGCCCTTTTACAGCCTGCGGGCCGGCGGGACGGGCCTGGGGCTCTCCATTGCCCACACCATCGTCTCCGACCACGGGGGGCACATCGCACTGGAATCCCCGTCCGGAGGCGGAGCGGCGTTTTCCGTGCGCCTGCCCGCGGCGGCCGAGGCCGAGCCCGCCCCCCGGGCGGCACCCCAGGGAGCACGAGGCTGA
- a CDS encoding universal stress protein, protein MKLPEIQKILYCTQLGPNAAYIFRYAYALAEKLGAKITVLHVVETLTPRQEALVEGYAGAGSLHAVVEREEKGVEARLRKRIQKFCTLVVGRPDCSDLVEGIVVAEGHRPSDVILRQVAQTGADLVIMGAHAESTALAALMGSTAQRVVRKCPVPVLTVQVPDGQQELTLTD, encoded by the coding sequence GTGAAGCTGCCCGAGATCCAGAAGATCCTGTACTGCACCCAACTGGGCCCCAACGCGGCCTACATCTTCCGGTATGCCTACGCCCTGGCCGAGAAGCTCGGGGCCAAGATCACCGTGCTCCACGTGGTGGAGACCCTGACCCCCCGCCAGGAGGCCCTGGTGGAGGGGTACGCGGGGGCGGGGAGTCTCCACGCGGTGGTGGAGCGGGAAGAAAAGGGCGTGGAAGCCCGCCTGCGCAAGCGCATCCAGAAGTTCTGCACCCTGGTGGTGGGCAGGCCCGACTGCTCGGACCTGGTGGAGGGGATCGTCGTCGCGGAGGGGCACCGGCCCTCCGACGTGATCCTGCGCCAGGTGGCGCAGACCGGTGCGGACCTGGTGATCATGGGAGCCCACGCCGAGTCCACCGCCCTGGCCGCCCTCATGGGGAGCACCGCCCAGCGGGTCGTGCGCAAGTGCCCCGTGCCGGTGCTCACGGTGCAGGTGCCCGACGGCCAGCAGGAGCTGACGCTGACGGACTGA